From Armatimonadota bacterium, a single genomic window includes:
- the lspA gene encoding signal peptidase II: MRARAAWPTVGLVSLLVLLVDQVAKALVVRALPEGISRPLLPGVVALTRVHNTGIAFGLFRNAPVLLTALVALVVVVAVGAHWLRAGRRGPTGWAERLGAGLVLGGASGNLLDRFRLGYVVDYVDLHVWPVFNLADAAVVVGAALLLLTLRAPAARGTR, encoded by the coding sequence GTGCGCGCCCGGGCGGCCTGGCCGACGGTGGGGCTCGTGAGCCTGCTCGTGCTGCTGGTCGACCAGGTGGCCAAGGCCCTCGTCGTCCGGGCGCTGCCGGAGGGGATCAGCCGGCCGCTCCTCCCCGGCGTGGTGGCCCTCACCCGCGTGCACAACACCGGGATTGCCTTCGGCCTTTTCCGCAACGCGCCGGTCCTGCTCACCGCGCTCGTGGCGCTCGTGGTGGTGGTCGCCGTCGGCGCCCACTGGCTGCGCGCCGGGCGCAGGGGGCCGACCGGGTGGGCGGAGCGGCTCGGTGCCGGACTCGTCCTCGGAGGCGCATCCGGCAACCTGCTCGACCGCTTCCGCCTGGGCTACGTCGTCGACTACGTCGACCTGCACGTCTGGCCGGTCTTCAACCTGGCCGATGCCGCGGTGGTGGTCGGCGCCGCCCTGCTGCTCCTGACGCTGCGGGCGCCTGCTGCGCGAGGAACCCGGTGA
- a CDS encoding DUF370 domain-containing protein — MSRYRTSSSPRLINIGFGNIVAADRVIAIVAPDSAPIKRIIQEARERGVLIDATVGRRTRAVVITDSGHVVLSAVQPETVAHRFIGRDVEEEELPDPERPEGFGR, encoded by the coding sequence GTGAGCAGGTACAGAACGTCGAGTAGCCCGCGGCTGATCAACATCGGGTTCGGCAACATCGTGGCCGCCGACCGCGTCATCGCCATCGTCGCCCCCGACTCGGCGCCGATCAAGCGGATCATCCAGGAGGCGCGGGAGCGGGGCGTGCTCATCGACGCCACCGTGGGCCGGCGCACCCGGGCCGTCGTCATCACCGACAGCGGCCACGTCGTCCTCTCCGCCGTGCAGCCCGAGACGGTGGCGCACCGCTTCATCGGCCGCGACGTCGAGGAGGAGGAGCTACCCGACCCGGAGCGCCCGGAGGGGTTCGGGCGGTGA
- a CDS encoding AAA family ATPase: MIVAIAGPIGVGKSTVARQLAERLGVRVVSAGEVFRDLARQRGLSVLELNRAAEDDPSLDREVDRLQAALARQGPCVVESRLSGWMVDADLKVWLRAPLAVRAARVAQRDGLSLAAATAELQSREASEWGRYRELYGIDVNDLSPYHLVVDTSVWSAETIVDALLLFIRGRQPAVRP, encoded by the coding sequence GTGATCGTCGCCATCGCGGGCCCGATCGGGGTGGGCAAGAGCACCGTGGCCCGCCAGCTGGCCGAGCGCCTGGGCGTGCGCGTCGTCTCCGCCGGCGAGGTCTTCCGCGACCTGGCCCGACAGCGCGGCCTCTCCGTGCTGGAGCTCAACCGGGCCGCGGAGGACGACCCGAGCCTCGACCGCGAGGTGGACCGCCTGCAGGCGGCGCTGGCGCGCCAGGGGCCCTGTGTGGTGGAGAGCCGGCTGAGCGGCTGGATGGTGGACGCCGACCTGAAGGTCTGGCTGCGGGCGCCGCTGGCGGTGCGGGCGGCGCGCGTGGCGCAGCGGGACGGCCTCTCGCTGGCGGCGGCCACCGCGGAGCTGCAGAGCCGCGAGGCCAGCGAGTGGGGGCGCTACCGGGAGCTGTATGGCATCGACGTGAACGACCTCTCCCCCTACCACCTGGTCGTCGACACCTCGGTGTGGAGCGCCGAGACCATCGTGGACGCCCTCCTCCTCTTCATCCGCGGCCGGCAGCCCGCGGTCCGCCCCTGA
- a CDS encoding TraR/DksA C4-type zinc finger protein yields the protein MVQSPAAGPAGPGTAQTRRDAAPAPRLSRRDLKEFRKLLEAEHRRLSEELEALEEHIPEVEHQLGMDVGGSTDEDYADVAGDTFEREKGFAIEASLRALLKQVEDAMARVDAGTYGTCERCGRPIHPDRLRAIPYARLCIACKADEERAASGARL from the coding sequence GTGGTCCAGTCCCCCGCCGCCGGACCGGCCGGGCCCGGCACTGCGCAGACCCGCCGCGATGCCGCTCCGGCTCCCCGGCTCTCCCGGCGCGACCTCAAGGAGTTCCGCAAACTGCTCGAAGCGGAGCACCGGCGTCTGAGCGAGGAACTGGAGGCGCTGGAGGAGCACATCCCCGAGGTGGAGCACCAGCTGGGGATGGACGTCGGCGGGTCGACCGACGAGGACTACGCCGACGTCGCCGGCGACACCTTCGAGCGCGAGAAGGGGTTCGCCATCGAGGCCAGCCTGCGGGCGCTGCTCAAGCAGGTGGAGGACGCCATGGCCCGCGTGGACGCGGGGACCTACGGGACCTGCGAGCGGTGCGGCCGGCCCATCCACCCCGACCGGCTGCGGGCCATCCCCTACGCCAGGCTCTGCATCGCCTGCAAGGCGGATGAGGAGCGGGCGGCCAGCGGCGCGCGTCTCTAG
- a CDS encoding prolipoprotein diacylglyceryl transferase — translation MSPVLFRVGPVPISAFGVFLLLAFWVGIAIARRRAPAAGVDPTTMLDLSLYMIIAGILGARLAYVLVHLEAFTGDPLAVLTIWRDAGLAFYGALGGGALVAWLFTRGRPVSLGRLLDATAPGLALGYAVAMVGALLHGLFRGRPTGVPWAVQIGLETVHPVPVYLLLAAVGIYMVLRTQHDPPPGVPFLTFVFLLATSRFLAEFFVDSPLVLGPLTLAQVASAVVALGALVLLLVAAHRGAARPAEGAEAREPTPSAVPPPGPPPVP, via the coding sequence GTGAGCCCGGTCCTCTTCCGCGTCGGCCCGGTGCCCATCTCCGCCTTCGGCGTCTTCCTGCTCCTGGCGTTCTGGGTGGGGATCGCCATCGCCCGCCGCCGCGCCCCCGCCGCCGGCGTCGACCCCACGACCATGCTCGACCTCAGCCTCTACATGATCATCGCCGGGATCCTGGGGGCGCGGCTCGCCTACGTCCTGGTGCACCTGGAGGCGTTCACCGGCGATCCCCTCGCCGTGCTGACCATCTGGCGGGACGCAGGCCTGGCGTTCTACGGGGCGCTCGGCGGCGGCGCGCTGGTGGCCTGGCTCTTCACCCGCGGGCGGCCCGTCTCCCTGGGCCGCCTGCTCGACGCCACGGCCCCGGGGCTGGCCCTGGGGTACGCCGTGGCCATGGTCGGCGCGCTCCTCCATGGCCTCTTCCGCGGGCGCCCGACCGGTGTCCCCTGGGCGGTGCAGATCGGCCTGGAGACGGTCCACCCCGTCCCGGTCTACCTGCTGCTGGCCGCGGTGGGCATCTACATGGTGCTGCGGACGCAGCACGACCCTCCTCCCGGCGTCCCCTTCCTCACCTTCGTCTTCCTCCTGGCGACGAGCCGCTTCCTGGCGGAGTTCTTCGTCGACAGTCCCCTCGTGCTGGGGCCGCTGACGCTGGCCCAGGTGGCGAGCGCCGTGGTGGCGCTGGGGGCCCTCGTCCTCCTCCTGGTAGCGGCCCACCGCGGGGCTGCCCGTCCCGCCGAGGGCGCGGAGGCAAGGGAGCCCACGCCGTCGGCCGTCCCGCCGCCCGGGCCGCCCCCGGTCCCCTGA
- a CDS encoding RluA family pseudouridine synthase: MEGGHRLVVDATADGTRLDRFLAGRLPGLSRSRLHALIEEGRVRVDGTVRKPSARVRAGQVVTVELPPAPPAPALVPEPLPLDVVYEDGDLLVVNKPPGLAVHPGPGHPRGTLANALLARVPELAALDPERPGIVHRLDKDTSGLLVVAKTPEALRALQGQVRSRTMRRTYLVLVHGQPPPAGTIDAPIARDPRHRRRMAVVPSGRAAVTRYRVRERFAGAALVEATLLTGRTHQLRVHFKHLGHPVVGDPVYGRRGPAWGMTRQALHAWRLRLRHPRTGAALALEAPLPDDLARALETLRRAPAAAGTGGGARGARGGAAGA; the protein is encoded by the coding sequence GTGGAGGGCGGGCACCGGCTGGTCGTGGACGCCACCGCCGACGGCACCCGCCTGGACCGCTTCCTGGCCGGCCGCCTCCCCGGGCTCTCCCGCTCGCGGCTCCACGCCCTCATCGAAGAGGGGCGGGTGCGGGTCGACGGGACCGTCCGCAAGCCCTCGGCGCGCGTCCGCGCGGGCCAGGTGGTCACGGTGGAGCTGCCGCCGGCCCCTCCCGCGCCCGCGCTTGTCCCGGAGCCGCTGCCCCTGGACGTGGTCTACGAGGACGGCGACCTCCTGGTGGTGAACAAGCCGCCGGGGCTCGCGGTCCACCCCGGCCCCGGTCACCCGCGCGGCACCCTGGCCAACGCGCTGCTGGCCCGGGTGCCGGAGCTGGCCGCCCTCGACCCGGAACGCCCCGGGATCGTCCACCGGCTGGACAAGGACACCTCGGGGCTGCTGGTGGTGGCCAAGACGCCGGAGGCGCTGCGGGCCCTGCAGGGGCAGGTGCGGTCGCGGACGATGAGGCGCACCTACCTGGTCCTCGTGCACGGGCAGCCCCCACCCGCGGGCACCATCGACGCCCCCATCGCTCGCGACCCGCGCCACCGGCGGCGCATGGCCGTGGTCCCGAGCGGGCGGGCGGCGGTGACGCGCTACCGGGTGCGGGAGCGCTTCGCGGGCGCAGCGCTCGTCGAGGCCACGCTGCTGACAGGGCGCACGCACCAGCTGCGCGTCCACTTCAAGCACCTCGGCCACCCGGTGGTGGGCGACCCGGTCTACGGCCGCCGGGGACCGGCCTGGGGGATGACCCGTCAGGCCCTGCACGCCTGGCGCCTGCGCCTCCGTCACCCGCGCACCGGCGCGGCGCTGGCGCTGGAGGCCCCGCTCCCGGACGACCTGGCCCGCGCCCTGGAGACGCTGCGCCGCGCGCCGGCCGCCGCAGGGACGGGCGGCGGGGCGCGCGGGGCACGGGGAGGCGCGGCCGGTGCGTGA
- a CDS encoding NFACT family protein, translating to MSAAVAAYDSLVLAAVAVELEAMRGARVVAVHQPEPEAVALLLRGRQGTRGLWCSIHPRWARVVLAPAPSARPTHPFPTLLRARLDGARLVEVTQPAFERVLTLTFEALEGRLDLVAEVMGRHANLLLLDGRCRVVGIFKPVTPAMSRVRPLGPGATYTPPPVGRARPEAVTPDALARWLAAGRPVAATLVAHLVGVSPPVAAHLALAAGCDPEQAAPPDAAPAVHAALGELIATVTARAFRPSLYEDDAGEPVAFSAIPLAAYRHLRRRDAPSMSAAVETVVARLAGQEALRAARQALLARLGALSRRVHRALEEARAQLQRAEGAETYRRFGELLLAHAHALPRGAREVTVPDFDGRPTTITLDPQASAVANAQAYFRRYRKAAAGRPTLQERVGALEAEAAFLEQVRVLAEQAEDLPALAAVAQDLTEGEGQPVGTAGRGARRGSATPRRVPLSRRGRSRPPGSGAPAPATGGPRRFTAPGGFAILVGRSHRENDRLTFEVAAPHDLWLHARGMPGAHVILRTGGRRPSEAAVQAAAAVAAYYSRGRGAARVAVDVTERRHVHRLRGGRPGMVTYTGERTLTVEPALPAGAPAQERTTAPPRPQGPSRTGSHTPPDVW from the coding sequence GTGAGCGCCGCCGTCGCCGCCTACGACAGCCTGGTGCTCGCCGCGGTCGCCGTCGAGCTCGAGGCCATGCGCGGCGCGCGCGTCGTAGCGGTGCACCAGCCCGAGCCGGAGGCGGTGGCCCTCCTCCTGCGCGGCCGGCAGGGGACGCGCGGGCTGTGGTGCTCCATCCATCCGCGATGGGCCCGCGTCGTTCTCGCCCCCGCTCCGTCGGCCCGCCCCACCCACCCGTTCCCGACCCTGTTGCGCGCGCGGCTGGACGGGGCGCGCCTGGTCGAGGTGACCCAGCCCGCGTTCGAGCGGGTGCTGACGCTCACCTTCGAGGCGCTGGAGGGGCGTCTCGACCTGGTGGCCGAGGTGATGGGCCGCCACGCCAACCTCCTCCTGCTCGACGGGCGGTGCCGCGTCGTGGGGATCTTCAAGCCCGTCACCCCGGCGATGAGCCGCGTCCGACCGCTCGGGCCCGGCGCGACCTACACCCCGCCGCCCGTCGGCCGGGCCCGCCCCGAGGCGGTCACCCCCGACGCCCTGGCGCGGTGGCTCGCCGCCGGACGCCCGGTGGCCGCCACCCTGGTGGCGCACCTCGTCGGCGTGAGCCCGCCCGTGGCCGCGCACCTGGCCCTCGCCGCCGGCTGCGATCCGGAGCAGGCGGCTCCCCCCGACGCCGCCCCGGCGGTGCACGCCGCCCTGGGTGAGCTGATCGCGACCGTGACGGCGCGTGCCTTCCGCCCCTCCCTCTACGAGGACGACGCGGGCGAGCCGGTGGCCTTCAGCGCCATCCCGCTGGCCGCCTACCGCCACCTGCGCCGGCGCGACGCGCCGTCGATGAGCGCGGCCGTGGAGACGGTGGTGGCGCGCCTGGCCGGGCAGGAGGCGCTGCGCGCGGCCCGGCAGGCGCTGCTGGCGCGCCTGGGGGCGCTGAGCCGGCGGGTGCACCGGGCGCTGGAGGAGGCGCGGGCGCAGCTGCAGCGCGCCGAGGGGGCGGAGACTTACCGGCGCTTCGGCGAGCTCCTCCTCGCCCACGCGCACGCCCTCCCCCGCGGCGCGCGCGAGGTGACGGTGCCGGACTTCGACGGGCGCCCTACGACCATCACGCTCGACCCGCAGGCCTCGGCGGTGGCGAACGCCCAGGCCTACTTCCGGCGCTACCGCAAGGCGGCCGCCGGCCGGCCCACCCTGCAGGAGCGCGTGGGCGCGCTGGAGGCCGAAGCGGCCTTCCTGGAGCAGGTGCGGGTGCTGGCCGAGCAGGCCGAGGACCTGCCGGCGCTGGCGGCGGTGGCGCAGGACCTGACGGAGGGTGAGGGACAGCCGGTGGGGACGGCAGGACGCGGAGCGCGGCGGGGCAGCGCCACTCCCCGGCGCGTTCCGCTCTCCAGGAGAGGGCGCAGCCGGCCGCCAGGCTCCGGTGCGCCCGCGCCGGCGACGGGCGGCCCGCGGCGCTTCACCGCTCCCGGCGGCTTCGCCATCCTGGTCGGGCGCAGCCACCGCGAGAATGACCGTCTCACCTTTGAGGTGGCCGCCCCGCACGACCTGTGGCTCCACGCCCGCGGGATGCCGGGCGCGCACGTCATCCTGCGCACCGGGGGGCGCCGGCCCTCTGAGGCCGCGGTCCAGGCGGCGGCGGCGGTGGCCGCCTACTACAGTCGCGGGCGGGGAGCTGCCAGGGTGGCGGTCGATGTCACCGAGCGCCGCCACGTGCACCGGCTGCGCGGCGGACGGCCCGGCATGGTCACCTACACCGGCGAGCGCACCCTCACCGTCGAGCCGGCCCTGCCGGCGGGGGCACCGGCGCAGGAGCGCACCACCGCGCCCCCACGACCGCAGGGGCCGTCCCGGACCGGGTCTCACACACCGCCGGACGTGTGGTAG
- a CDS encoding amino acid racemase: protein MPRTIGVLGGLGPWATLYFFEQILRLTPAERDQDYLRVVIDNNPAIPDRTPAILAGGEDPVPALVATARNLQRAGAEVIAIPCNTAHAFYPAVAAAVEVPVLHIMGEVARAIRQRYPETRRVGLLATRGTVATGLYPRALAPACEVLVPPAEEQETVDRLIYAIKAQRADGRLRQEAVAVARRLVERGAALLILGCTELPLALAQTDLPVPTLDSTQVLAAAAVREALQGEDPVPGRAASPAAGRSVTTT from the coding sequence ATGCCTCGCACCATCGGCGTCCTGGGGGGCCTGGGCCCCTGGGCGACCCTCTACTTCTTCGAGCAGATCCTCCGCCTGACGCCGGCTGAGCGCGACCAGGACTACCTGCGGGTGGTCATCGACAACAACCCGGCCATCCCCGACCGGACCCCGGCCATCCTCGCCGGGGGCGAAGACCCGGTCCCCGCACTGGTGGCCACCGCCCGCAACCTGCAGCGGGCCGGGGCCGAGGTGATCGCCATCCCCTGCAATACCGCCCACGCCTTCTACCCGGCGGTGGCCGCGGCGGTCGAGGTGCCGGTGCTGCACATCATGGGGGAAGTGGCGCGGGCGATCCGGCAGCGCTACCCGGAAACCAGGCGGGTGGGGCTCCTGGCCACCCGCGGCACGGTGGCCACGGGGCTCTACCCCCGGGCGCTCGCGCCGGCGTGTGAGGTCCTGGTCCCACCTGCGGAGGAGCAGGAGACGGTCGACCGCCTCATCTACGCGATCAAGGCGCAGCGGGCGGACGGGCGCCTGAGGCAGGAGGCGGTGGCGGTGGCCCGGCGCCTGGTCGAGCGCGGGGCGGCGCTCCTCATCCTGGGGTGCACCGAACTCCCCCTGGCGCTGGCTCAGACCGACCTCCCGGTCCCGACGCTGGACTCCACCCAGGTCCTGGCCGCGGCGGCGGTCCGGGAAGCCCTGCAGGGGGAGGACCCGGTGCCGGGACGTGCGGCCTCCCCCGCGGCGGGGAGGTCTGTGACGACGACCTGA
- a CDS encoding YicC/YloC family endoribonuclease yields MRSMTGYGTAVVDTAAGRFTVEVRSVNHRFSEVAVRTPRDLAVLEDRLRAAVQRVVQRGRVELTVAREQAGRRPRTVRADLDLAAGYVSAARELAAAMGLAGEVTLAMVAAFPDVIRVEEAREDAEALWTALQPAVEAALAGLVAMRTAEGERLRADALRRLERLEALVEVVAGRADRVVEEWRARLRQRLREALGEVPLDEGRLAAEVALLAERADISEELVRLRSHLGQARALVSAGAGAVGRRLEFLLQEMGRETNTIGSKAGDLEIARAVIEMKSELESLREQVQNVE; encoded by the coding sequence ATGCGCAGCATGACGGGCTACGGGACGGCGGTGGTCGACACGGCGGCCGGGCGGTTCACCGTGGAGGTGCGCTCGGTGAACCACCGCTTCAGCGAGGTGGCCGTGCGCACCCCCCGCGACCTGGCGGTGCTGGAGGACCGCCTGCGGGCCGCCGTGCAGCGCGTGGTCCAGCGCGGCCGGGTGGAGCTGACGGTGGCGCGCGAGCAGGCCGGGCGCCGTCCGCGCACGGTGCGCGCCGACCTGGACCTGGCCGCCGGCTACGTGAGCGCGGCCCGCGAGCTGGCCGCGGCCATGGGGCTGGCGGGCGAGGTGACGCTCGCCATGGTGGCGGCCTTCCCCGACGTCATCCGGGTGGAGGAGGCGCGCGAGGACGCCGAGGCGCTGTGGACGGCGCTCCAGCCGGCGGTGGAGGCCGCGCTGGCCGGGCTGGTGGCCATGCGCACCGCCGAAGGTGAGCGGCTGCGGGCCGATGCGCTGCGGCGGCTGGAGCGGCTGGAGGCCCTGGTCGAGGTGGTGGCGGGGCGCGCCGACCGGGTGGTGGAAGAGTGGCGGGCGCGGCTGCGCCAGCGGCTGCGGGAGGCGCTGGGCGAGGTCCCGCTGGACGAGGGGCGCCTGGCCGCCGAGGTGGCGCTGCTGGCCGAGCGCGCCGACATCAGCGAGGAGCTCGTGCGCCTGCGCAGCCACCTCGGCCAGGCCCGCGCGCTGGTGAGCGCCGGGGCAGGCGCGGTGGGGCGGCGGCTCGAATTCCTGCTGCAGGAGATGGGTCGGGAGACCAACACCATCGGGAGCAAGGCCGGCGACCTGGAGATCGCCCGGGCCGTCATCGAGATGAAGAGTGAGCTGGAAAGCCTCCGTGAGCAGGTACAGAACGTCGAGTAG
- the pyrR gene encoding bifunctional pyr operon transcriptional regulator/uracil phosphoribosyltransferase PyrR has protein sequence MDAEAIRRALTRMAHEILERNKTTERLALVGIRTRGVHLAERLARAIEAIEGNRPALGVLDITLYRDDLAVRGDRPVVHQTAIPFGVGGRDVVLVDDVLFTGRTVRAALDALIDLGRPASIQLAVLVDRGHRELPIRPDYVGKNLPTSRREEVAVRLRESDGRDEVVILDAEG, from the coding sequence ATGGACGCCGAGGCGATCCGGCGGGCCCTCACCCGCATGGCCCACGAGATCCTGGAGCGCAACAAGACGACGGAGCGGCTGGCCCTGGTGGGGATCCGCACGCGGGGCGTACACCTGGCGGAGCGGCTGGCCCGGGCCATCGAGGCGATCGAGGGCAACCGCCCGGCCCTGGGGGTGCTGGACATCACCCTCTACCGGGACGACCTGGCGGTGCGGGGGGACCGGCCCGTCGTGCACCAGACCGCGATCCCCTTCGGCGTGGGCGGACGCGACGTGGTGCTGGTGGACGACGTCCTCTTCACCGGCCGCACCGTGCGCGCGGCGCTGGATGCCCTCATCGACCTCGGCCGCCCCGCCTCCATCCAGCTGGCGGTGCTGGTCGACCGGGGCCACCGGGAGCTGCCCATCCGTCCCGACTACGTGGGGAAGAACCTCCCCACCTCCCGGCGCGAGGAGGTGGCCGTGCGGTTGCGCGAGAGCGACGGCCGGGACGAGGTCGTCATCCTGGACGCGGAGGGATAG